The nucleotide sequence AGTTAATAAAACGAATACTAACGGTTATACCTTTTTATTCGCCATCATAATGGTGTTAGTGGTAGCCAGTGTACTTGCGTTTACAGCGACTTCGCTGAAACCATTACAGACAGAAAATGTTCGTAATGAAAAAATGCAAAATATTCTAGCTACGGTAGGTATCCAGACGAGTAGAGATAGCGCGCAGGCATTATATGATCAATATATTACAGAAACAGTTGCTTTAACTGAAGATGGTTCTGTTGATGAGTCTGCTGATGCTTTTGAAGTAGATCTAAGTAAAGAATTACGTAAACCTGTAAATGACCAGGTATATCCTTTATATGTTGCCAATATAGAAGGTGCTAAATATTATATCGTGCCACTTAGAGGTAAAGGACTTTGGGACGCGATCTGGGGTTATATTTCTCTTAAAGATGATGTAAATACAATCAAAGGAGCTGTGTTTGATCACAAAGGGGAAACACCAGGTTTGGGAGCAGAGATTACACAGGCATGGTTTCAGGAACGTTTTGCTGACGAAAAGATTTTCGATGAAAATGGAAATTTGGTCGGAGTGTCTGTTGTAAAAGGCGGTAACGCTAGTTCAAGTAAGGATAATAATGAGGTAGATGCTATTTCTGGAGCTACAATTACCGGAAACGGAGTTTCAGATATGATTTCAGAAAGACTTAAACATTATCTTCCTTATTTTAAGCAACAAACTGACGTAAAAGTAGCAACTAAGTAATTATGAAGACAGATAACACAAACACTTCTACAGATTCAGCTAAAAGTGCTGCTGAGAAGAAAAAAGATGAAATGATTCTGTTCTTATCAAGTTCAGAAGAGAAGGAACATTTTCTGTCTAAGAATAACAGAAAATTATTATCAGACCCGTTTGACGACAATAACCCGATTACGGTTCAGGTATTAGGAATTTGTTCGGCTTTAGCAATTACAGTGCAATTAAGACCAGCTTTAGTAATGGCACTTGCGGTAATTGTGGTAGTTGCTTTTTCTAACGTAATTGTTTCTTTAATTAGAAACCTTATTCCAAACCGAATTAGAATTATCGTACAACTTGTAGTTGTAGCGTCTCTTGTAATTTTGGTGGATCAGGTTTTAAAAGCCTATTCTTACGATGTTAGTAAACAGCTCTCAGTTTTCGTTGGTCTTATTATTACCAACTGTATTGTGATGGGACGTTTGGAAGCTTTTGCTTTAGGTAACGGAGTATATAAATCTTTCTTGGATGGAATAGGAAACGGCGCAGGATATGGTTTTATCCTTATTTTAGTAGCTTTCTTTAGAGAACTATTAGGTTCTGGAAAACTTTTCGGATTTGAAGTTTTAGGACATAAAGCTCCAACGATGGCAGAGTCTACCGGACTGTACGCTTTAGGTTACGAAAATAATGGTTTGATGCTTCTATCGCCAATGGCTCTAATTATCGTTGGGATCATTATTTGGGCACAACGTGCAAGAAACCGTAAACTAATCGAAGAATAAATAGCAACAGCGAAATATCTTATTATGGAATATATAAATTTATTTGTTAGAAGTATTTTCATAGAAAATATGATTTTTGCCTACTTTTTAGGAATGTGTTCCTATTTAGCAGTGTCGAAAACGGTGAATACAGCTGTTGGTCTTGGAGCGGCAGTTATCTTTGTACTTACTGTAACAGTGCCTATCAACTTTCTATTGGATCAGTACTTATTAAGTCCTGGTGCATTGGCATGGTTAAGTCCTGAATATGCAAACGTAGATCTTAGCTTTTTAAGCTTTATCATGTTTATTGCGGTAATTGCATCAATGGTACAATTGGTAGAAATGATTGTTGAAAAATTCGCTCCTGCTCTTTATGGTGCATTAGGAATATTTCTTCCGCTTATCGCTGTAAACTGTGCGATTTTAGGAGGATCTCTTTTTATGCAACAGAAGAATTTTGGAGGAATTTCGGAATCAATAACCTATGGTTTAGGTAGTGGAGTCGGATGGTTCCTTGCTATTATAGCTATTGCCGCAATTAGAGAAAAAATTACCTACTCTAATGTCCCTGCACCATTAAAAGGTCTTGGTATTACTTTTATCATTACCGGATTAATGGCGATTGGTTTTATGAGTTTTATGGGTATTAAATTATAAAAGAAAAACAACAACAATGACAGTTATAATTGCAAGTATCGTTGTATTCTTAATTTTGGTTCTTCTTTTAGTTTCTATCCTTTTAGGAGCTAAAGCGAAGCTTATACCTTCGGGACCTGTTAAAATTAATGTAAACGGAGAAAAAGATCTAGAAGTAAGTTCAGGAGGAACACTTTTAGGGACTTTAGGCTCAGAAAAACTTTTCCTTCCATCTGCTTGTGGTGGAGGTGGTACATGTATTCAATGTAAATGTATCGTAAAAGAAGGAGGAGGAACACTTTTACCTACTGAAGAACCACACTTTACCCGTAAAGAAATTGCTGACGGATGGAGATTAGGTTGCCAGGTAAAAGTTAAACAGGATATGAAAATTCAGATTCCTGAAGAAGTATTTGGTATTAAGAAATGGGAAGCTACCGTTGTTAGGAATTACAACGTAGCCTCTTTTATTAAGGAATTTGTAGTTGAGATTCCGGAAGATATGGATTACAAAGCTGGTGGTTATATCCAGATTGAAATTCCTAAATGTGAAGTTCCTTACGAGGATATAGATATTACAGCGCACCCGGAAGAACACGAAACTCCGGATAAATTCCAGGCTGAGTGGGATAAATTTAATTTATGGCCACTAGTAATGAAGAATAATGAAACTGTAGAGCGTGCTTACTCTATGGCTTCTTATCCTGCTGAAGGGCGTGAAATTATGTTGAACGTTCGTATTGCTACTCCGCCATGGGATCGTGGTAAAAACGATTGGATGTCTGTAAATCCTGGTATTGCTTCTTCTTATATATTCTCAAGGAAAAAAGGA is from Zunongwangia endophytica and encodes:
- the nqrF gene encoding NADH:ubiquinone reductase (Na(+)-transporting) subunit F; translation: MTVIIASIVVFLILVLLLVSILLGAKAKLIPSGPVKINVNGEKDLEVSSGGTLLGTLGSEKLFLPSACGGGGTCIQCKCIVKEGGGTLLPTEEPHFTRKEIADGWRLGCQVKVKQDMKIQIPEEVFGIKKWEATVVRNYNVASFIKEFVVEIPEDMDYKAGGYIQIEIPKCEVPYEDIDITAHPEEHETPDKFQAEWDKFNLWPLVMKNNETVERAYSMASYPAEGREIMLNVRIATPPWDRGKNDWMSVNPGIASSYIFSRKKGDKVTISGPYGEFFINESESEMLYVGGGAGMAPMRSHLYHLFRTVKTGRKVTYWYGGRSKRELFYTEHFRALERDFPNFKFYLALSEPMEEDNWKVKEGIDGEGDGFVGFIHQVVIDNYLSHHDEPEEIEYYFCGPPLMNKAVEKMTDDFGVPRENVRFDDFGG
- a CDS encoding Na(+)-translocating NADH-quinone reductase subunit C, whose product is MEEKTVNKTNTNGYTFLFAIIMVLVVASVLAFTATSLKPLQTENVRNEKMQNILATVGIQTSRDSAQALYDQYITETVALTEDGSVDESADAFEVDLSKELRKPVNDQVYPLYVANIEGAKYYIVPLRGKGLWDAIWGYISLKDDVNTIKGAVFDHKGETPGLGAEITQAWFQERFADEKIFDENGNLVGVSVVKGGNASSSKDNNEVDAISGATITGNGVSDMISERLKHYLPYFKQQTDVKVATK
- the nqrE gene encoding NADH:ubiquinone reductase (Na(+)-transporting) subunit E — encoded protein: MEYINLFVRSIFIENMIFAYFLGMCSYLAVSKTVNTAVGLGAAVIFVLTVTVPINFLLDQYLLSPGALAWLSPEYANVDLSFLSFIMFIAVIASMVQLVEMIVEKFAPALYGALGIFLPLIAVNCAILGGSLFMQQKNFGGISESITYGLGSGVGWFLAIIAIAAIREKITYSNVPAPLKGLGITFIITGLMAIGFMSFMGIKL
- a CDS encoding NADH:ubiquinone reductase (Na(+)-transporting) subunit D, with translation MKTDNTNTSTDSAKSAAEKKKDEMILFLSSSEEKEHFLSKNNRKLLSDPFDDNNPITVQVLGICSALAITVQLRPALVMALAVIVVVAFSNVIVSLIRNLIPNRIRIIVQLVVVASLVILVDQVLKAYSYDVSKQLSVFVGLIITNCIVMGRLEAFALGNGVYKSFLDGIGNGAGYGFILILVAFFRELLGSGKLFGFEVLGHKAPTMAESTGLYALGYENNGLMLLSPMALIIVGIIIWAQRARNRKLIEE